A genomic stretch from Desulfohalobium retbaense DSM 5692 includes:
- a CDS encoding metal-dependent transcriptional regulator — translation MAKLSPTLEDYLETIFLLESEHKAARPKDIASNLNVQRASVTGALQSLSEKGLVNYQPYSAVTLTSEGFRVATKVVHRHRVLAEFLQTFLQLAPEVAEANACRLEHDIDDETLERLIAFIKFVQQCPRTGPDWLQAFTRFCEHKGRCENCSPCLRHCLETYEDEHGES, via the coding sequence ATGGCCAAACTTTCGCCCACACTGGAAGACTATCTGGAGACGATCTTTCTCCTGGAATCGGAGCACAAGGCTGCGCGTCCCAAGGACATCGCCAGCAATCTCAATGTCCAGCGCGCCTCGGTCACCGGGGCCCTGCAGAGCTTGTCCGAAAAGGGGCTGGTCAATTACCAGCCCTACAGCGCTGTCACGCTCACCTCGGAGGGGTTTCGTGTCGCCACCAAGGTGGTCCACCGCCACCGGGTCCTGGCCGAATTCCTCCAGACCTTTCTCCAACTTGCTCCGGAAGTGGCCGAGGCCAACGCCTGCCGCCTGGAACACGACATCGACGACGAAACCCTGGAACGGCTGATCGCCTTTATCAAATTTGTCCAGCAATGCCCCCGGACCGGGCCGGACTGGCTCCAGGCCTTCACCCGATTTTGTGAGCACAAGGGGCGTTGCGAAAATTGCAGCCCGTGTCTGCGCCACTGCCTGGAGACCTATGAAGACGAGCACGGCGAGTCGTAA
- a CDS encoding zinc-ribbon domain-containing protein, whose protein sequence is MEIQCPKCAFVRNVPDTKIPARARMATCPKCGHKFPFRDLEPSEETVKHTEPDTPSPETQAPSPENAVPPPSAAETDSQTPEPETAPEPAEQEASEQEAPPREDIWASLEALNAEPEPDTDPMPNPEEVPWENLEEHGFFTGLRLTITRAMLSPRRFFSHMPVANGLSMPLVFYLLIAEVQALAQFFWQLAGIAPQMGQGSQMGVAGVGSALILIVYPLFLTCILFFVSGINHACLIALRAGEAGFQGTFRTVAYGSAPFVLAVIPLVGPMLGGVWAMVCTIIGLSCVHRTSLGRVLLAMFLPFLLLAGLSVVLVVLQSIV, encoded by the coding sequence ATGGAAATACAATGTCCGAAATGCGCGTTTGTCCGTAACGTTCCCGATACCAAAATTCCGGCCCGGGCCCGTATGGCCACTTGTCCCAAATGCGGTCACAAATTTCCGTTTCGGGATCTCGAGCCGTCTGAAGAAACGGTGAAGCACACCGAGCCGGACACGCCTTCCCCGGAGACCCAGGCCCCGTCCCCGGAAAACGCCGTCCCACCGCCCTCAGCGGCTGAAACAGACTCCCAGACACCGGAACCCGAGACCGCGCCGGAACCGGCTGAGCAGGAGGCGTCTGAACAGGAGGCTCCTCCCCGCGAGGACATCTGGGCCTCGCTGGAAGCGCTCAATGCCGAGCCTGAACCCGATACCGACCCCATGCCGAATCCCGAGGAGGTCCCCTGGGAGAACCTCGAAGAACACGGTTTTTTTACCGGGCTGCGCCTGACCATCACCCGGGCCATGCTCTCCCCGCGCCGCTTTTTCTCCCACATGCCTGTGGCCAACGGACTCAGCATGCCGCTGGTCTTTTACCTGCTCATCGCCGAGGTCCAGGCCCTGGCCCAATTTTTCTGGCAACTCGCGGGCATCGCCCCCCAAATGGGCCAAGGGTCGCAAATGGGGGTCGCCGGCGTCGGATCAGCCCTTATCCTGATCGTTTACCCCTTGTTTTTGACCTGTATCCTTTTTTTTGTCTCCGGAATCAATCACGCGTGTCTGATCGCCCTGCGCGCCGGGGAGGCCGGCTTCCAGGGCACCTTTCGCACCGTCGCCTACGGCAGCGCCCCGTTTGTCCTGGCGGTCATTCCCCTTGTGGGCCCCATGCTCGGCGGCGTCTGGGCCATGGTCTGCACCATTATCGGCCTGAGTTGCGTCCACCGCACCAGCCTCGGGCGGGTTCTGCTGGCCATGTTCCTGCCGTTTCTGCTGCTGGCGGGATTGTCTGTGGTCCTGGTTGTGCTCCAGTCCATAGTCTAG
- the ahbC gene encoding 12,18-didecarboxysiroheme deacetylase, protein MIGISKLYCDAIEPSDALRYGRQSGKLPSHLLQFSEDKKPVVVWNMTQRCNLKCVHCYAQAIDPEGKDEISTDQGKAIIDDLAAFGAPVMLFSGGEPLVRKDLPELASYAVSKGMRAVISTNGTLITKDKARELKSIGLSYVGISLDGGEATHDKFRGVPGAFKKAMEGVDNCQAEGLKVGLRFTVNKRNFEEVPTIFHILREKEIPRVCFYHLVYSGRGSELIKEDLTHEQTRRLVDLIMDETKALFDDGLPKEVLTVDNHADGPYVYQRLLQENPERAKQVMELLQFNEGNNSGRGIGCISWDGQVHADQFWRIHTFGNVLERPFSEIWTDPSIELLHKLKDKKAHVGGRCAKCQYLNICGGNFRARAEAYYGDIWAQDPACYLTDEEIGIS, encoded by the coding sequence ATGATCGGAATATCCAAATTGTATTGTGACGCCATCGAACCGTCCGACGCCCTGCGCTATGGCCGCCAATCCGGAAAACTCCCCTCGCACCTCCTGCAATTCTCCGAGGACAAAAAACCGGTGGTGGTCTGGAACATGACCCAACGGTGCAACCTCAAATGCGTGCATTGCTATGCCCAAGCCATCGACCCCGAGGGCAAGGACGAAATCAGCACCGACCAGGGCAAGGCGATCATCGACGACCTCGCTGCCTTCGGCGCCCCGGTCATGCTCTTTTCCGGCGGCGAACCCCTGGTGCGCAAAGACCTGCCAGAACTCGCCTCTTACGCCGTGTCCAAAGGCATGCGCGCGGTCATTTCCACCAACGGCACCCTGATCACCAAGGACAAGGCCCGGGAACTCAAATCCATCGGCCTGTCCTATGTCGGCATCTCCCTGGACGGCGGTGAAGCCACGCACGACAAATTTCGCGGTGTGCCGGGCGCTTTCAAAAAAGCCATGGAAGGGGTCGACAATTGCCAGGCCGAAGGGCTCAAGGTCGGCCTGCGTTTCACAGTCAACAAGCGCAATTTCGAAGAAGTCCCGACCATCTTCCACATTCTCAGGGAAAAGGAGATCCCCCGGGTCTGTTTTTACCACCTTGTGTACTCCGGGCGCGGCTCGGAACTGATCAAGGAAGACCTGACCCACGAGCAGACCCGCCGTCTGGTCGATCTGATCATGGACGAAACCAAGGCCCTGTTCGACGACGGGCTTCCCAAAGAGGTCCTGACTGTGGACAACCATGCCGACGGCCCCTACGTCTACCAGCGTCTGCTGCAGGAAAATCCGGAACGGGCCAAACAGGTCATGGAATTGCTCCAATTCAACGAAGGCAACAATTCCGGCCGTGGTATCGGGTGCATCTCCTGGGACGGACAGGTCCACGCCGACCAGTTCTGGCGCATCCACACCTTCGGCAATGTCTTGGAGCGGCCGTTTTCCGAGATCTGGACCGACCCCTCCATTGAGTTGCTGCACAAGCTCAAGGACAAAAAGGCCCATGTCGGCGGACGCTGCGCCAAGTGCCAATATCTCAACATCTGCGGCGGCAACTTCCGCGCCCGGGCCGAGGCCTATTACGGAGATATCTGGGCCCAGGACCCGGCCTGCTATCTGACGGACGAAGAAATCGGCATCTCCTAG